Proteins encoded in a region of the Zea mays cultivar B73 chromosome 4, Zm-B73-REFERENCE-NAM-5.0, whole genome shotgun sequence genome:
- the LOC100284342 gene encoding calcium-activated outward-rectifying potassium channel 1, protein MVENGVEQPLLQGGGPPNNAGHAKPPPGARPPRRFRRCRTAPSTDAAQESPPRSQQEPSLQRGTTQLAPPKELLRGARPSFRLVGVLLLAYLLAGTVAFYLAMDHMSGDRTGSRVVDALYFSVVTMTTVGYGDLVPSSDAAKLLACAFAFAGVALVGTFLSKAADYLVEKQEALLFRALHARNRKALRVVEANKVRYKLYTAAALLAAALASGTAFMVEVEGMRPVDAFYCVCATVTTLGYGDQSFSSVAGRAFATAWITTSTVVVALFFLYAAELGAERRQRALARWVLRRRTTCTDLEAADMDGDHRVGAADFVLYKLKELGKISQEEIAEFLEEFDELDADNSGTLSPHDLIVAQPG, encoded by the coding sequence ATGGTGGAGAACGGCGTCGAGCAGCCCCTGTTACAGGGCGGCGGCCCTCCTAATAACGCCGGGCACGCAAAGCCGCCTCCGGGAGCTAGGCCGCCAAGGAGGTTCCGACGCTGCAGGACGGCGCCTTCCACCGACGCGGCGCAAGAATCTCCCCCGCGGAGCCAGCAGGAGCCGAGCCTGCAGCGCGGCACCACCCAGCTGGCGCCGCCCAAGGAGCTTCTGCGGGGCGCGCGGCCGAGCTTCAGGCTCGTCGGCGTCCTGCTGCTGGCGTACCTCCTGGCCGGGACCGTAGCGTTCTACCTCGCCATGGACCACATGTCCGGCGACCGCACCGGGAGCCGCGTGGTGGACGCGCTCTACTTCTCCGTGGTCACCATGACGACCGTCGGGTACGGCGACCTCGTCCCGTCCAGCGACGCCGCCAAGCTGCTCGCCTGCGCCTTCGCCTTCGCCGGCGTGGCCCTCGTCGGCACCTTCCTCAGCAAGGCCGCCGACTACCTCGTTGAGAAGCAGGAGGCGCTGCTCTTCCGCGCGCTCCACGCCCGCAACCGCAAGGCGCTGCGCGTCGTGGAGGCAAACAAGGTCCGCTACAAGCTGTACACCGCCGCGGCGCTCCTGGCTGCGGCGCTCGCCTCCGGCACAGCGTTCATGGTCGAGGTGGAAGGGATGCGCCCCGTGGACGCCTTCTACTGCGTGTGCGCCACGGTGACCACGCTCGGGTACGGCGACCAGAGCTTCTCGTCCGTGGCCGGGCGCGCGTTCGCGACGGCCTGGATCACCACGAGCACGGTCGTGGTGGCACTCTTCTTCCTGTACGCTGCGGAGCTGGGCGCGGAGCGGCGCCAGCGGGCGCTGGCGCGGTGGGTGCTCAGGCGCCGAACCACCTGCACGGACCTCGAGGCGGCGGACATGGACGGGGACCACCGGGTCGGTGCCGCGGACTTTGTGCTGTACAAGCTCAAGGAGCTGGGGAAGATTAGCCAGGAAGAGATCGCGGAGTTCTTGGAGGAGTTCGACGAGCTCGACGCCGACAACTCCGGCACCCTCTCTCCGCACGACCTCATCGTGGCACAGCCCGGTTAG